One stretch of Rissa tridactyla isolate bRisTri1 chromosome 21, bRisTri1.patW.cur.20221130, whole genome shotgun sequence DNA includes these proteins:
- the TAF11 gene encoding transcription initiation factor TFIID subunit 11, protein MADPGEAAREELGAAADRDPPPTALSPSGDGAAAEEEEAAAAEGAGEGEAGEAAGGGENRAEAPDGEVRSAEGEAVDGEDPSLQPSAAKKVKLELKERKEKKQKVDEDEIQKMQILVSSFSEEQLNRYEMYRRSAFPKAAIKRLIQSITGTSVSQNVVIAMSGISKVFVGEVVEEALDVCEKWGELPPLQPKHMREAVRRLKSRGQIPNSKYKKIIFH, encoded by the exons aTGGCGGACCCGGGCGAAGCGGCCCGGGAGGAGCTCGGGGCCGCCGCCGACCGGGACCCGCCGCCCACAGCCTTGTCCCCCTCGGGGGATggagcggcggcggaggaggaggaggcggcggccgcggAGGGGGCGGGCGAGGGCGAGGCGGGAGAGGCTGCCGGGGGCGGCGAGAACAGAGCGGAGGCGCCGGACGGGGAG GTGAGGAGCGCGGAGGGGGAGGCGGTGGACGGGGAGGACCCCAGCCTGCAGCCGTCCGCCGCCAAGAAGGTgaagctggagctgaaggagaggaaggagaagaagcagAAAGTGGACGAGGACGAGATCCAGAAGATGCA AATACTGgtgtcttccttttctgaagaacagtTGAACCGTTACGAGATGTATCGCCGGTCTGCGTTTCCCAAAGCTGCTATTAAACGG CTGATCCAGTCCATCACTGGCACCTCTGTCTCTCAGAACGTGGTTATCGCCATGTCTGGCATTTCCAAGGTCTTCGttggggaggtggtggaggaag cACTGGATGTGTGTGAGAAGTGGGGGGAGCTGCCCCCTCTGCAGCCTAAACACATGCGAGAGGCGGTCAGGAGGCTCAAGTCACGAGGACAGATCCCCAATTCCAAATATAAGAAGATCATCTTCCACTGA